The following are encoded together in the Pseudodesulfovibrio indicus genome:
- a CDS encoding TlpA disulfide reductase family protein, giving the protein MTKRLTMALLLTAALLCSQALAGPPVAGEVLPPLTIAPLAVEGDSAILGLKDNCVFTLADIKTEYVLIEILGVYCPVCREMSSSLTRLYKRIRKARLDDRITMLGIAAGATPMEVRHVRPKDYVFPVAHDTEFEIHKALAEPKTPYTMIVDREGKVYYAHLGIIPDFNAFFQEIQNLVK; this is encoded by the coding sequence ATGACGAAACGCCTCACCATGGCCCTGCTGCTGACCGCCGCGCTCCTGTGCTCCCAGGCCCTGGCCGGACCGCCAGTGGCGGGCGAGGTCCTTCCCCCCCTGACCATCGCCCCCCTCGCCGTCGAGGGGGACTCGGCCATCCTCGGACTAAAGGACAACTGCGTCTTCACCCTGGCCGACATCAAGACCGAGTACGTGCTGATCGAAATCCTGGGGGTCTATTGCCCGGTCTGCCGCGAGATGTCCTCGTCCCTGACCCGGCTGTACAAGCGGATCAGGAAGGCCCGGCTCGACGACCGCATCACCATGCTCGGCATCGCCGCCGGGGCCACCCCCATGGAAGTGCGGCACGTCCGGCCCAAGGACTACGTCTTCCCCGTGGCCCACGACACCGAATTCGAGATCCACAAGGCCCTGGCCGAACCCAAGACGCCCTACACCATGATCGTGGACCGGGAGGGCAAGGTGTACTACGCCCACCTGGGGATCATCCCGGACTTCAACGCCTTTTTCCAGGAAATCCAGAACCTGGTAAAATGA
- a CDS encoding rhodanese-like domain-containing protein, producing MISPKDTPDAPGSLTGTDRQLFHLKSLYEASSALAVPARPADLLRAFLPVAMGPLGLTFGFGILLHAGALTIESLGLQPPAADLYRASGLDLVHKFFPEDAAPAHPSRPVILAGEHLSHDPNLPMGTAAVIALSMGAGTHAVLGFGPKVAGVPLDADETRLLDGLASVLGHALNNATAMECVRDLNTSLARRNDDLHRALGESERAREALSRHTLQLRALYETTLEMIDIHEPGGILDAFLLSLMGTLSFTGGWIALYGPGHGRAEAVCRGLAPCVREELVSETGRGAVLARFVALKDRIPHANHACLVDDPEERQALPAQADAAVLFTLDQGWQGAIGLSAPLSGERDDELLDEDARQLLHSLVANFMVTLGNARQLDLIRELNSELAARNVDLQTTLDALTSAKREIDVQTKAKEHLVALVHGEVERVWRASWLDICLILLAGATLGILYNLSSPGGIDLVPKSLLAPPPVMIEAAEARRLARDDKAVIIDARPGDFFLQGHIPDAVNLPEDLFEFVYSMKLSDLDPAVPLLVYGRNISRRYDADVARQLELLGHERVLLIKGGLDAWNGLGPEEAP from the coding sequence ATGATCAGCCCCAAGGACACCCCGGACGCGCCCGGCTCCCTGACGGGTACGGATCGCCAGCTCTTCCACCTGAAGAGCCTCTACGAGGCGTCCAGCGCCCTGGCCGTCCCGGCCAGGCCTGCCGATCTCCTCCGCGCCTTCCTGCCCGTGGCCATGGGGCCCCTCGGCCTGACCTTCGGGTTCGGGATACTCCTCCACGCCGGGGCGCTGACCATCGAAAGCCTGGGCCTCCAGCCCCCGGCGGCGGACCTCTACCGCGCCTCCGGGCTGGACCTGGTGCACAAGTTCTTTCCCGAGGACGCCGCGCCCGCGCACCCGTCCCGCCCGGTCATCCTGGCCGGGGAGCACCTGTCCCACGACCCCAACCTGCCCATGGGCACCGCCGCGGTCATCGCCCTGAGCATGGGCGCCGGGACCCACGCGGTCCTGGGCTTCGGCCCCAAGGTGGCCGGGGTCCCCCTGGACGCGGACGAGACCCGGCTGCTGGACGGTCTGGCCTCTGTCCTGGGCCACGCCCTGAACAACGCCACGGCCATGGAGTGCGTCCGGGACCTGAACACCTCCCTGGCCCGCAGGAACGACGACCTGCACCGCGCCCTGGGGGAATCGGAACGGGCCAGGGAAGCCCTCTCCAGGCACACCCTCCAGCTCCGCGCACTCTACGAGACCACCCTGGAGATGATCGACATCCACGAGCCGGGGGGCATTCTCGACGCCTTCCTGCTCTCCCTCATGGGGACCCTGTCCTTCACGGGCGGCTGGATAGCCCTGTACGGGCCGGGTCACGGCCGGGCCGAAGCGGTCTGCCGGGGGCTGGCCCCGTGCGTCAGGGAGGAGCTCGTTTCCGAAACGGGCCGGGGAGCCGTGCTGGCGCGGTTCGTGGCCCTCAAGGACCGCATCCCGCATGCCAATCACGCCTGCCTGGTGGACGATCCCGAGGAGCGGCAGGCGCTCCCGGCCCAGGCGGACGCGGCCGTGCTCTTCACCTTGGACCAGGGCTGGCAGGGGGCCATCGGCCTGAGCGCCCCGCTGTCCGGCGAGCGGGACGACGAACTTCTGGACGAAGACGCCCGGCAGCTGCTGCACTCGCTGGTCGCGAATTTCATGGTCACCCTGGGCAACGCCCGGCAGCTGGACCTCATCCGGGAGCTGAACTCGGAGCTGGCCGCCCGCAACGTGGACCTCCAGACCACCCTGGACGCCCTGACCTCGGCCAAGCGGGAGATCGACGTCCAGACCAAGGCCAAGGAGCACCTGGTGGCCCTGGTGCACGGCGAGGTGGAGCGGGTCTGGCGGGCCTCCTGGCTGGACATCTGCCTGATCCTGCTGGCCGGAGCGACCCTCGGCATCCTCTACAACCTGTCCAGCCCGGGCGGGATAGACCTGGTGCCGAAGTCTCTCCTGGCCCCGCCGCCGGTCATGATCGAAGCGGCGGAGGCCAGGCGGCTGGCCCGCGACGACAAGGCCGTGATCATCGACGCCCGGCCCGGCGACTTCTTCCTGCAAGGGCACATCCCGGACGCCGTCAACCTGCCCGAGGACCTGTTCGAGTTCGTCTATTCCATGAAGCTGTCCGACCTGGACCCGGCGGTGCCGCTGCTGGTCTACGGCCGGAACATCAGCCGCCGCTACGACGCCGACGTGGCCAGGCAGCTGGAGCTGCTCGGCCACGAACGGGTGCTGCTCATCAAGGGCGGGCTGGACGCCTGGAATGGCCTCGGCCCGGAGGAGGCCCCATGA
- a CDS encoding MauE/DoxX family redox-associated membrane protein — protein sequence MTAAIRALLTSPWLALAFRLYLGGLFVYAAMYKINYAAEFSTTIASYRLIPYWAVNVMALVMPWTEIICGAMLLLGVRVKSVTVIIGGLLSVFTLAIFINLLRNAPISCGCFHTLEDPISWWTVLRDLTWIGMTVHVHYFDSVLQTDQLFLGKLRRIHT from the coding sequence ATGACCGCCGCGATCCGCGCCCTCCTGACCAGCCCCTGGCTGGCCCTGGCCTTCCGCCTCTACCTCGGCGGGCTGTTCGTCTACGCGGCCATGTACAAGATCAACTACGCCGCCGAATTCAGCACGACCATCGCCTCCTACCGCCTGATCCCCTATTGGGCGGTCAACGTCATGGCCCTGGTCATGCCGTGGACCGAGATCATCTGCGGGGCGATGCTGCTCCTCGGCGTGCGGGTCAAGTCGGTCACCGTGATCATCGGCGGCCTCCTCTCCGTCTTCACCCTGGCCATCTTCATCAACCTTCTCCGCAACGCGCCCATCAGTTGCGGATGCTTCCACACCCTCGAGGACCCCATCAGCTGGTGGACCGTGCTCCGCGACCTGACCTGGATCGGCATGACCGTCCACGTGCACTACTTCGACAGCGTCCTCCAGACCGATCAGCTGTTCCTCGGGAAACTCAGAAGGATACACACATGA